GACAAGGagttgtgttttaaagaaatgattTTGTCTGACAAACAGGAGTTGCGTACTGAATCGGAAATTTTGAGATTACTGCTGATGCTGACAAATGAGCAAGGCAATAGTCAGTGCTTGCAAACGGTTATCAGAAGtgtggaagaaagggcaggagcAAAGGAGTTGGGATTTGGGAAAGTATCTGGGACATCTTGCTGGGAGGTAAATGGACAGGCTTAGTTAGGACAAGCCACATTCACTGGCTCCTCTCTGGCCCTCGAGGAACATACCTAGTCCTTCACCCACAAACCTCTAATAATTAACCTATTCTTGACATGGGCATGCGATCCTTGTTCCCTGGTGAGTGACATACACAGCTTTGGCCTGCTTATGCTAGCAAGTTGTGAGAGCAGATTATTTGGCAAGAAAGCAATACCAATTATTCTCACACCTATTCACAGGACGGAGCTTGGGCAAGGCGCTCTCTCCTTTCTCATGCTGCACACCGAGGGAAGAAAAACCTGCCTCCTTGCAGTAACCGAAGTGGTGAGACCTTCCTCGTTTTGACCCACTTTAGCCACTGCAGTGCTTAAGGGGGCTCCCCTCGCCGGCGGAGGAAGGGGGCGAGCAAATCCTTTTCTCCGCCGCTCCTGGAGGGTGATGAGAGCGGAGGAAACGCCGATCCGGGCGATACGCGGCGAAGTCTCCTTCCTCCCGGCGCTCAGAGGAGAGGACTCCCCTGAAGAGACGCCGGCCCGCCGCGCTGAGGAGACGGGCAGGACGGCTGCGCCCCTTCCCCGCGGCCGCTGACAGGCGGGCGGGAAAGCGGGACAGCGGGGGTGGgcggggcggtggcggcgcgAGGGCGCCGCAGGGGCCGGTGGGTAAGGGAAGCAGCCGCCTCGCCGCCTGTGGGGGGAAGGttcgtcgtcgtcgtcgtcaCCTTCGCTcgcgccgcggcggcgggaggggaggcTGCGGGCGGGCGCGTGCGCACGGGCCGGGGAGGGGCGGGCGTTCCGCGCTCCCGCCCAACCGTccgctggcggcggcggcggcggcggggggggggagagagggaggcgGCCATAACGGGCTGCGGTGAGGGCGGGAGGGCCCCAGCCGCCCCCTCCTCCCGGAGGTGGGGTGGGGATGGCGGCGCCTTCTTCCGACACGGACTCGCAGGCTCGTCGTGAAGGCCCCTGAGCGCCCTCCCGCCGCTGCCTCGCCTCAGGGCGGGAGAggcctcccgcccgccgcgctaggccgcggccggccggccggaggaaggaggaggggcCGGGCAAGCATGGCCAACCCTGCCAAGTGGGAGCGTCTGAGGCCGCTGCGGCCGGACACGCTGCGTGTGAGTGAGGTACACGGCGGGCGGGGAAAGGGGGACGGGGAGAGGGCGGGACGGCACCGCGGCGCTTTGCTGCCGCCGCGGGAGGTTTTAAGGAGATTCCCGAAAGCCCTTCCTCTTGGCTGTCCCCGAGCTGGAAAGATGTGGCAGGCCCAGCCAGAGTGGTGCGCCGAGCGGGTCCCTCACTGCGTTTTAGGAGGCTGTCCgggaaaggcaaacgtcgggaTGTTAGCAATAGTGCAAAGGGATGGTTTTCTTAGCTGTGTTACCTGTAGCCTCTTAATCGAGTTCAATAGGTTGTGGCTGTGTTTAAGAAGAACGCACTACAGCTGTGTGTTCCATTTGTCTCTAAACACTTGTGATGTTTGGGTAATTTCTTATATGCGGCTTCCACCGCTACTTTTAGTAATGCTATGAGGTAGCTGACAAAAAAACAGGCCTTACTTTTAATTCTGTGAAGCTTCTTAAAAGCGCTTGTTTTTATTAACCTTGATTGCTGGGCTAAATGTTACTTGGCAGTATTGTCTTAAAACCATGAAAAGGTTTACATGAGTTTTTACACTGGTAATTGGAAATTTCTTATTATTGGAGATGATGATTGTAAGAAACAAAGGGTGTTGGGTACAGCTTCTTTATGTAGATGTTTAGATAAGTCAACCAGGGGTGACGCTTTCCTGAATCTGCCTCTTGTAAAGAGGGAAGTCAAGGATGTGGTAATCATTAGCAGCCTTGGTTGTAACAGCCGTGGAATAGTGGAGTTCAAGACCCTGAGTGTTGTGAGGAAGGCTGGTAGCAGAGTACAGAACCTCGACTTGGGCTTATTCAGGCAACAGGAAGTTGAGATTTTAGGGGAGGCAACTTTGAAATTTGGAGGAGCCAAAGAGGACAGGGGTGTTCCATCCTGATACTCATGACAGCAGGTAAATGTGTTGAGGGATGGGCACAGCTATACTCGCACTCCAGAGAGGACAAGAAGAACATATGCAGgaggtggaagcaaggacaggctATAAAGCAGAAGGATAAAAAACATGGTCTGGACATGTAGGTATGATGCTAGGAAAGTCAAAGTTCTAGTGTTGAAAGTAGCAGGGAATGTCAAGGGTGACAAGAAGAACTGTTTATTGCTACATTAGCGGTAAAGGGGGTGGGCGGAAATGTGAACCTGCTGCTAAATGGGGCAGGTGATCTAGGAAGAGCGGACACAGATAAGGCTGAAGTACTCTGCCTTCTTGCATGTGTCTTCAGAACTGATGTGCCCTAGGCTTTGTGTCTAAGAGACAGGATTCAAGGAGAGGAAGAATCAGCAATGGAAGAGTGTCAAGTTAGGAATCTCTTGAGAAATCTTAACCCAGACAAGTCTGTAGGACCCACTTGGGGTACATCctgagagagctggctgatgtcattgtgAGGTTGCTCTCATGATCTTTGAGAGGTTGTGGAGGTCAGCTGCACCTTCACCAGCCTCACATCAGTCCCTTGGAAAATCATGAAGCAAGTTCTCTTGGAAGCTCTTGCCAGGCACGTGAAGAAGGCAGCAATTGGGAATAGCCAACATGACTGTACTTGCAACCTGATCACCTTTGGTGGTGGAATGACTAGATCTGTAGATCCAAAGCTTTGGATGTCATCTACATTAGGTTTAGCAGGACTTTTGAAGCAGTCTTCTGGAGCATCCTCCTCTTTGAGTTGGGATGTTACAGATTTTAAACTACTAGATGCATAAAAAAAGCCTGGCTGGATCATCAGGCTCAAAGAGGAGTGGTTAGGGGTTTGTGCTTTACCCAAAAATTGATTGCaggtggtgttcctcaggggtctaTCCTGGGACCTGTCCTTTTGACAGGAGGAGGACATGAGAGGCACCCTCATAATGTTTATGGGTGTGGAAGGTGCCATAGACAGCTAGGCATGGGCTGGTGGAATGGGTCATCAGACACCTCATAAACTTCCTTCATAAACCAAGGAAGCGGAAAATTCAAGAGTGAAGTCCTGCACCTAGGCCTGTACCCTGCAATGGTACAGGCTAGGGGACCACCCTGCTGAAAGGATCTGGGTGTCCTGATGGAAACTGGGCTAAACATGCACCAGCACTGTGCCCTGGCATTGAGGCATATGAGGCTGTATTAGCAGGAGCATAGCCAGCAAATCGAGGAAAGTgattcttcttctttacttggCACGTAGTGGGCTGCTTCTGGAATGCTGTGTCCATTTTAGGCCCACCAGTACAGGAAGGCTGTTGATAAACTGTGGCGGGAGCTTGTTAAGCTACAGCAGCCCTTCAGTGCTTGCAAGGAAGTTAACAAGAAGCTGGCGCCAGACACTTCACAGCCATGCATGATGGGAGGCTGAAAGGAAATAGCCATGGGTTGAAACAAAAGAAGCAAGAGAGGTTGCAGCTTGATGTAAAGTGAAACTTTTTCACTCCCAGGACAGTCAAGCAGTGGAGTggggtgcccagagaggtgtAGCTTCCATCCCTTGAAATTTTCAAGACCCAATTGGGTAAAGCCTTCAGTAAGCTGCTCTGATCTAATGGCTGTTCCTGTTTGGAGTTGGAGGTTGGACCAGAGACCTTCTCAGGTCTTTTCCAACTGGAATGaatctgaatttgaaaatactCCTTTTGTTAAGTTGGGGTGAGGGTGGAATGAAGTACCTACTTAAGCTCATCGTGTCAGTTTCTTGACCAGAGCAGACTCTGCTACCAGTCTTGTATTGTAATATGTAGTTGCAATGCTGTGTAATAGCAGCGTATCTTCTGTATGTGAGCCATTACATGGAATAGCTGAAGCTTGTATTTGTAGAGCTTATACAGGTATCCGTTTGTGTTGTGACCGTTGCCTGAGCATTAGGGACTTCAGTGGTGTTTCCTGCTTTCCAAGACAGAGGGAGACATGCTGACATTAAGGGCTAAAAATTCTGACAGGAATCAGTGAGCATGTATACCTTCTATCCAGTGACACTCCTTCACAGTAATATCTGTTGAGTTGTCAGCATTCTGATGGCTGTAGCATCTAGAGTTGATTTGGGGATTTCTTCTGGAGAAGCTTCCTGTGTAGATAGCATTTTAtgtcagttgttttttttttttcccagccaccAATGATCAACCTGAACGTGGATGATGATGTACAGTTTGTGAGAAGTAAGTTGCTGTGTTCTGTGTATGAAGATTATTCTTAAAGTACTTAAGGCTTTTTTACAATGCTGAGTACATGCTGTAAACAAATGAGAAATTGTTATGTATCCAATATAGGCAGAACAGGAGGAATGCCGCACACTAAATGAAACAACAGATACGAAGGAACACATTCTTCatagtttttcctctttaaatccGCTGCAAGTATACCTTCCCACtgctataaagaaaataatgtacaGGAAAAGTGAGTTAGAGAAAACTAGAACATTGTGCTGGCAAACATTGGTTTTCAACTGGTATTAACAAATGTAAATACAAGCTTGAgtgaatttgcatttttttgttgtttttttctcaccaATTGGATAGCCTCACACATCTCATGGTAACACAGTCCAAAACAGAGTTGTTGAACCTGTCACTTCATGTTAAAAAGTGCACAGTCTTGCAGCCATAGAATAGGTGTGTGTTCTGGGtttggttgggatagagttaattttcacaggaatcTGGGAGGGGCTACAGCTGGGACAGCTAACCTGAACTAGCCATGGGGATAgtccataccatgtgacatcatgctcagtatataaatggggagggggctggggggaggctCTCTTTCGCTGTGGGAAGTGGTGGAGCTGTGGGAAGTGGTGGAGCGTCAggttccaggtggtgagcagttgcactgtgcatcactcgttttgTATATTGTTTTATTAGTACcattgttgttgtaacttctctctgtgttgtcccagtaaactgtccttatctcaacccatgaggttCCTTCCCctgttctcccccccccccccttctcctttctgattttcctccccatcccaccagaggggAGCGGAGAGGAGTGAGGAGCGGCTgggtggtgctttgttaccagctgggctgaaaccacgacagtcctttttggcgcccaacaTAGGGCATGATTAtttcctccccccagcccgctccccatttatatactgagcatgatgtcacatggtatggaatatccccttggctagttcaggccagctgtcccggctgtaCCCTCTCCCAgattcctgtgaaaattaactctatcccagctgaacccaggacgTTATGATATACTATGAGTAAAGGTGCGTGTTTCATTCATCTTGGGAGGAATACTGAAGTTTGAAGTAGAGTGTTACACATGCACCCATGCACGTGAACACACATAGACACACGTTCCCTCGAGGCATTAAACTGGAATGCTACTCAGTGACACAGTTTGAGATATGAAATACCTGGTTgctttgcaggagaaaagaCAAGTAACAGCAGGATTTGACAGTCTTTCATTGACTCTATAGCATCAGATGAGCGCACGTGTACCACGTCTTTTTTGTGCCtcaaaaatacatgcttttttaTGCTTTATGCATACATAAATAACAATCTAAAGTTAAACAAGCTGTTCATCAGTAACTTTTCTACTATTTCTGTGAATATGTTGGTAATGGATACACATAGCACAGGGATCTCTCATAAACTTATGGTGTCCTGGTAACTGTAGATCTTTGTTGCATTAGTAAATTCAACAATGGCATGACCAATTCTTTTGCCCTGAGGCCATATAGTACAACCAGAGTTTGTCCATATATTAAGTTCTTGTACTCCAGAACAGATTGGTCATGTCCAGACTGAAACAGTCCCTGAAACCAAGCTAAGTCCTGAACCATGCCTGAATGTTATTTGGGAGATCTACTGGTTAATCTGGgtgtgaaaaaacattttaacagtGTCATGGAGCAGATGATAGAGCTGCAGTTCTCTGACAGTGCCCTGACACTACCTATAGTTAACCGAAGGTTTCATTGGTATTCATTCAGTAGTCTGAGCTCATGTCCTACAGAATGTAGTTACACAACTATTAATATCCGTACTAGCAGTCTGAAGTCATGAATGTTGAAAGCATGAAGATGCATGCTTGCTATTTAGATACAATCATTGCAAACAAATGAAGGTATATGTAGTTAATAGACTTTATATGATGCCATTTTAATGTCAGTGTTAATTGCAGTGCTTCGAGACTTTTATCTTCATTGTTACttcatcacctttttttttttttaaggaacattTCATACTTGTGTAGTAGTTTACCCTAAATATTCTATCAAAACTTTACAGGAACTCTGAAACTCAAAAAGCCTCGATTTGATGCATCTTTGGTTTATTTGACACGAAAATTCATGGATCTTGTCAAAACAGCTCCAGACGGTGTCCTTGATTTAAATGAAGTAGCAACAACACTTGGAGTACGAAAACGAAGAGTGTATGACATCACGAATGTGTTGGATGGAATCCACTTAATTCAGAAAAGATCTAAGAATCTTATCCAGTGGGTGTGAGTTGGCTTTGAAACTTCTAATTTCTGAAACAATAAAACCCAACAATGTTGAGTAATGTTTATAACTTTGAGAGTATTTTTAAGCATATTGAATTACTTTTAataggtaaaaatattttaagttcttCTGTATCCTTAGGCTATCTGAATTACTATATTGACAAGTATCAAGCGAAAAGCAGAATGAATTGTATTTCAGCAAAGGATGCTAGAGTTCCTCGTTCTTTTCTATTAGTATACTTTGTGTTCAATAAACaggcttttatttatataaacttACTAGACAACTTTCATACTCTTCTAGAGGTTCTAATCTTGACCAAGTTGTTGGAAAAGCACCAGAGCAGCAAAACCTTAAAGATGAACTTTCTGACTTGTCAGCCATGGAAGAAGCTCTGGATGAATTAATCAAGGATTGTGCTCATCAGTTATTTGAACTAACAGatgacaaagaaaatgcaaaatatcctTTTAGCTCTTGCATTGCTTTAACGTGTGGTTTTGGTTGCAAGTACTGAGTTATTTAGTAACAAGTGTAGGCTAATACCACAGGTATGCAGTAATACTTGATAATGAGTTTTCTAATAGGAGACTTTTTGGTTATTCTACATTAGTGTATACTAGTCATGTGCCCTGCTTTGCAGTAGCATGCACGATCTAGCCTGTTCTCAGGGGAATGCTACTTGTGTGacctttctgctgcagaagaatGGAAGTGTGGCGATAGTCTTAGTACCCTGACTATTACTGTGTTCTCTCCATTATAGAGTAAAGTTGTCTCAGGGGCAGGTCTCAACCTACCAGTGAGGTTGAGTTGCTTAGTATGATGAGAAAGAGGACCCAAAACAGAGTCCCAGTGGCATGTTGCCAAGAAGGTATAATGGTATGTTGGTTGTGTCCTAATACTGTTCTGTCTCTTGAGAAAGGTTCCAATGCAGTCTTGTTTTTCAGATAAGTTTTAATAATAGAAAAGGGATTTCTATTAATATGACATAAACATTGGATTTTGGCTTTGGGttacaataaaatattacttagcTTCCTTGTCCAGCAGAATGTTAAGGTCTGTGCTCAAATGAAGTGTGCCCATTTTCTGTATGATATCAGGAAAACTCTTCATTACACCTTACCTGTTCTGGTTAAGAAAATAGTTCTAtagttttccaggaaaatatttatatgcatagTTATTACAAAACAAAGAAGTAGTTTCTCCAAGGCAGTCCTCCCTTAGCTTTCTAGACTTAGAACAGCATCTGTGAAAACTTTGTCagatgtgtttggtttttttaatattaaatatctctattttttaaaagctttttccatcctagaaataaagaaaaaaggttttccaCTTATTAGCGAATACTTAATTTTACAAAGCTAGTCTTAAAGTAACCTTGGCTGAACTATTTACCAGTTTTCTTAAGTTGGTATTGTGGTTCAGTATATCTTAACATCATACGCTTTACTTCTGCCTATTAGCAAATTACTTTACAGAATCCTTGACCAATGTATACACTAGCTTATGTAACATGTCAAGATATCTGTAGCATTCGGGCATTTCAAGAACAGATTGTGATTGCAATCAAAGCTCCAGAGGAAACCAAATTGGAAATACCAATTCCTAAAGAAGTAAGTTTTATACATTTCTCTCTTAGGGGGACAAAAGGTCTCAAATTTGATTTTTGCAGCAGCAATCAGTAATTGAATTCCAGTTTCTTTGTCATGTGTAGCAAATATTGGTACTTCATTGTTCTTGTGTTCCGTTATAAAATGCTGTAGAGATAATAGTCTAAGAAACTTAagttcagtatttttctgtttagctAAATTATTAAACAGTAAACCTGTCTGAGCTTTAGTTACTTTGTTTTGCTAGAGAGAATGGAGCAGCTGTAATAAATGTTACTTATTTCCCCTATCAGTTTGTTCGATAATTTACTAGGATAATGAAACTCTCAAAGAGCTGTACAAAATCTACAAAAATTGTAAGTCTAACCAAACAAAGCAATAGGCGTGATTTGATAATGATCTTGACAGCATGTAAATGCTGTCTCGCTGCTTAATGAGTAGATGGATATTGTTACTCTGATATTAAAGTAAGAAATGCACGATGTGGTTCACAAAACATTTTGGCACTCTAGTCATTCACATCAAGATGGATTTTTCATGGAGGTggggggctctgccctgccctcaCCTCATGGAACAACACACATCCTCCCATTCAGGTCATACAGAGGAGCCATAACTTTGCCCTCTGCACACAGTCACACTGCACCTGCATTGGGGCCTGTATACTGGGAACCCACTGCTTAAAGTAGTGCTGTGAAAGAGGGGAAATACTGGAAGTAAGCTTAAGATAACAAGTTAAGCtataattctgttttccttttgtgtgtACATTTTTTATAATGTTCTTAATTGTATAGTCATCAAATTTGCCTTGCTGTGTGTGGAGAAAGGGAGGTGGTATCCTAGGAAAAGGAGATGTGAATCAATAGAACCAGAAGACTTTAGATCCACTGTATAGATCTCCAGTGGTTTCACTGGTAAAAAGAGCTGGCTCTCATCCTGTGGAGATGAAAAAGATAACATTTCAGAGGCTTCCTGAAGCAAAAGAAGGCAGGATTTAAAAGCCTGTATTTTAGAGAGAACAGAATCTTCTGTCCATTGTCCATTAAATTTGATTTGCTCTGTGCCTTGCAATGTGATGTCTGCTGAAGCAAAGCAGTAAAAGTAATACGATGTAGTTGCTTTGCTATATTATTAAAGCTGCTATGTGCTCTGAATTGTTTTCTGATCCATGGCATTCACTTGTCAAGTTTTAGATTTTGTTACTCTTCCTAAACGTATAGTAAATCTTTGTCATATATCTAAAGGTTAGTAAAAAGACTAAACAAAGATTCATTAAGTGCATGTTCATCAAAAATGAAACCTTGTTAGCTTAATGGTGCTTAATAATCGGCCTACAAATCTATGTAATAGTCATAATTTATGTAGGACTAGTAACACAATTTTAAATAGTTACGTCATTCCTGTATTTGTTCTGTTCTTAATCTATTggctttaaaatacatgcaaaaataGATAACTGTGTAAGGTGTGTAAGATTGTTCTTTGGTTTATATGCAAGTCACTGTTTTATAGGATTGCATAGAAGTACATGTGAAGAGCACGAAAGGACCCATTGATGTGTATCTATGTGAGGTGCAACAAGAGAAGCCAGGTGCCAAAACTTTTGAAGATATGGATACTGTCACTTCTGAAACTGAGCCATCAGTTCCTCCTGATGAAGGtaatttcttccatttacatttttatccccatgtaattttttttaagtcagtcaTACTATTCTGATAAAGTTTAAAACTGTACTGTACAAGTACAATTTTCTGGGCATAGTTTGTGGGCCAGGATGTGTGGGAGTATAGGAAGCACCTGAAAGAAATCCGTGCTGTTGTGTTACCTCACAACAGCAGGAGGTCAGAGAGTCAggcatgtgcacacacagcaAGGCACTCTTGTTCCCTgaccctttccttcctttgctcGTTACTGGTTTCCTGTCGGAGCTGCATTCTGCAGATGGAATAATGTGTGTCAGTTCTCAGCTGCCTCACTCCAGAGtccagcagctcagctgaaatAGTTGTCATTAGAGTTAAGATGCTGTTTCAAACAAGAGAGTGTGCTGCTCTGGCTCATTACTGCCCTGTCTAAGGGAGGGCAGGCGGAAGGGGGAATGTAGTTTTTGATCTCCTAAAACAAGattggctggaatagagtttCTCAAGAGCCCCAATGCTGCAG
This window of the Buteo buteo chromosome 17, bButBut1.hap1.1, whole genome shotgun sequence genome carries:
- the E2F6 gene encoding transcription factor E2F6 isoform X1 → MANPAKWERLRPLRPDTLRVSEPPMINLNVDDDVQFVRRTLKLKKPRFDASLVYLTRKFMDLVKTAPDGVLDLNEVATTLGVRKRRVYDITNVLDGIHLIQKRSKNLIQWVGSNLDQVVGKAPEQQNLKDELSDLSAMEEALDELIKDCAHQLFELTDDKENAKLAYVTCQDICSIRAFQEQIVIAIKAPEETKLEIPIPKEDCIEVHVKSTKGPIDVYLCEVQQEKPGAKTFEDMDTVTSETEPSVPPDEVRSPEEEKNQTT
- the E2F6 gene encoding transcription factor E2F6 isoform X4; translation: MINLNVDDDVQFVRRTLKLKKPRFDASLVYLTRKFMDLVKTAPDGVLDLNEVATTLGVRKRRVYDITNVLDGIHLIQKRSKNLIQWVGSNLDQVVGKAPEQQNLKDELSDLSAMEEALDELIKDCAHQLFELTDDKENAKLAYVTCQDICSIRAFQEQIVIAIKAPEETKLEIPIPKEDCIEVHVKSTKGPIDVYLCEVQQEKPGAKTFEDMDTVTSETEPSVPPDEVRSPEEEKNQTT
- the E2F6 gene encoding transcription factor E2F6 isoform X3, whose protein sequence is MANPAKWERLRPLRPDTLRPPMINLNVDDDVQFVRRTLKLKKPRFDASLVYLTRKFMDLVKTAPDGVLDLNEVATTLGVRKRRVYDITNVLDGIHLIQKRSKNLIQWVGSNLDQVVGKAPEQQNLKDELSDLSAMEEALDELIKDCAHQLFELTDDKENAKLAYVTCQDICSIRAFQEQIVIAIKAPEETKLEIPIPKEDCIEVHVKSTKGPIDVYLCEVQQEKPGAKTFEDMDTVTSETEPSVPPDEVRSPEEEKNQTT
- the E2F6 gene encoding transcription factor E2F6 isoform X2; protein product: MANPAKWERLRPLRPDTLRVSEPPMINLNVDDDVQFVRRTLKLKKPRFDASLVYLTRKFMDLVKTAPDGVLDLNEVATTLGVRKRRVYDITNVLDGIHLIQKRSKNLIQGSNLDQVVGKAPEQQNLKDELSDLSAMEEALDELIKDCAHQLFELTDDKENAKLAYVTCQDICSIRAFQEQIVIAIKAPEETKLEIPIPKEDCIEVHVKSTKGPIDVYLCEVQQEKPGAKTFEDMDTVTSETEPSVPPDEVRSPEEEKNQTT